One genomic region from Lysobacterales bacterium encodes:
- the rpsL gene encoding 30S ribosomal protein S12, whose product MATINQLVRKPRHPKTYKSASPALASCPQKRGVCTRVYTTTPKKPNSALRKVAKVRLTNGFEVISYIGGEGHNLQEHSVVLIRGGRVKDLPGVRYHTVRGSLDAVGVAKRRQGRSKYGAKRPKK is encoded by the coding sequence ATGGCAACCATCAACCAGCTGGTGCGCAAGCCCCGGCATCCGAAAACCTACAAGAGCGCCTCGCCGGCCCTGGCGAGCTGCCCGCAGAAGCGCGGCGTCTGCACCCGCGTCTACACCACCACCCCGAAGAAGCCTAATTCCGCGCTTCGCAAGGTGGCCAAGGTGCGCCTTACCAACGGCTTCGAGGTCATCAGCTACATCGGTGGCGAAGGGCATAACCTTCAAGAGCACTCGGTCGTGCTGATTCGCGGTGGCCGTGTCAAGGACCTGCCGGGTGTGCGTTACCACACCGTGCGCGGCTCTTTGGACGCCGTTGGTGTTGCCAAGCGCCGCCAGGGCCGTTCCAAGTACGGCGCCAAGCGCCCGAAGAAGTAA
- the rpsG gene encoding 30S ribosomal protein S7, whose translation MSRKGSPGTRSVLPDPKHGSELVARFINMVMKSGKKSVAESIVYGAMDVIGEKSGNPLELVEKALGNVAPAVEVKSRRVGGATYQVPVEVRSSRRNALAMRWVIESARKRGETSMPRKLAGELLDAAESRGGAVKKREETHRMAEANKAFSHYRW comes from the coding sequence ATGTCCCGTAAAGGTTCGCCCGGTACCCGCTCTGTCCTGCCCGACCCCAAGCACGGCAGCGAATTGGTTGCCCGCTTCATCAATATGGTGATGAAGAGCGGCAAGAAGTCTGTTGCTGAAAGCATTGTGTACGGTGCAATGGACGTTATTGGCGAGAAGTCCGGCAACCCGCTGGAGCTCGTCGAGAAGGCGCTGGGCAACGTGGCCCCGGCAGTCGAAGTGAAGTCTCGCCGTGTCGGTGGTGCGACCTATCAGGTTCCAGTCGAAGTGCGTAGTTCGCGCCGCAACGCCTTGGCGATGCGCTGGGTGATTGAGTCGGCCCGCAAGCGCGGAGAAACCTCGATGCCCCGCAAGCTCGCTGGCGAGCTGCTGGACGCGGCCGAGAGTCGCGGTGGCGCTGTCAAGAAGCGCGAAGAAACGCACCGCATGGCTGAGGCTAACAAGGCCTTCTCGCACTATCGCTGGTAA